A genome region from Actinopolymorpha sp. NPDC004070 includes the following:
- a CDS encoding LLM class flavin-dependent oxidoreductase — MRHGIVILPEHRWSEAAPRWRRAEEYGFDHAWTYDHLAWRSLAGGPWFGTVPTLTAAATVTSRIRLGTYVASPNYRHPVPFLRDVLGLDDISGGRFLLGVGSGGTGFDATVLGQDPLSPPQLVARLGEFLELLDRLLTEDDVSYAGDYFTAVNARTRPGSLHDPRLPILVAANGPRSMRLAARYGQGWITYGKGGQGDLPQWWRGVAELAARFDDIAVQSGRDPATVDRYLSLDSDEHLALASAESFADATGRAAELGFTDVVVHWPRPDGIYAGDEAVLEKVASDYLSAS, encoded by the coding sequence ATGCGCCACGGCATCGTGATCCTGCCCGAACACCGCTGGTCGGAAGCGGCCCCGCGGTGGAGGCGTGCCGAGGAGTACGGTTTCGACCACGCCTGGACATATGACCACCTCGCCTGGCGCAGTCTCGCCGGTGGGCCGTGGTTCGGCACGGTCCCGACCCTGACCGCCGCAGCGACGGTGACCTCGCGGATCAGGCTCGGGACCTACGTCGCCTCGCCCAACTACCGGCATCCGGTGCCGTTCCTGCGCGACGTTCTCGGCCTGGACGACATCAGCGGAGGCCGGTTCCTCCTCGGCGTCGGCTCCGGCGGCACCGGTTTCGACGCGACCGTGCTCGGCCAGGACCCCTTGTCCCCGCCCCAGCTGGTCGCGCGGCTGGGTGAGTTCCTCGAGTTGCTGGACCGGCTGCTGACCGAGGACGACGTGAGCTATGCGGGCGACTACTTCACGGCCGTGAACGCGCGCACGCGGCCCGGCAGCCTGCACGACCCGAGGCTACCGATCCTCGTCGCCGCCAACGGGCCCAGGTCCATGCGGCTCGCTGCGCGGTACGGCCAGGGCTGGATCACCTACGGCAAGGGCGGCCAGGGTGACCTGCCGCAATGGTGGCGGGGGGTGGCGGAGCTGGCCGCCCGCTTCGACGACATCGCCGTCCAGAGCGGCCGCGACCCGGCCACCGTCGACCGCTACCTGTCCCTGGACAGCGACGAGCATCTCGCGCTCGCGAGCGCGGAGTCGTTCGCCGACGCGACGGGCCGGGCGGCCGAGCTCGGATTCACCGACGTGGTGGTGCACTGGCCGCGTCCTGACGGCATCTACGCCGGGGACGAGGCCGTGCTGGAGAAGGTCGCGAGCGACTATCTGTCGGCCTCGTAG
- a CDS encoding M14 metallopeptidase family protein: MIPLVAALAAAVGPSASGSLTRASDPREDNLPTPASVLGFEPCADYKLATYEQITDYFGALDKASDRLQMTSIGKTSEGRDQVLGIVSAPDNLTPDNLKKYRGIAERLAHARGLTDAQAKDLAAEGKTVAWVDFGIHSTEVAPTQTAPKFAYDLVRSESAEAKSIRENVITLFNPNVNPDGTTHISQWYMDHVGGPYQDSSYPELYQKYAGHDDNRDWFMFNLQETRNQGDVLWHQWYPQMVYNTHQTAAYPARIFIPPFKDPSNPNIPAEVIRGINLMGDAMTQRLDREGKVGAVSRQQYDQWWNGGLRSVPAFHNQIGLLSETAHASATPKFEDPAKFPKEFPYQGVSTSQPSAFYPSPYKGGWWHLKDSCSYIESTGWAYLNTAATDREGWLYGAYRMGKQAIEAGGNVAYVIPADQTDFATAAKMVNVLRWGDVEVEQAEKSFAVGDRTYPAGSYVVREAQPFRPYVVDLLNPQSYPDRRNPDGTPERPYDMAGWTLPYQMGVTVDKVDAKLDVPSRQVTWASVPAPTMPSRTPGYAYALDPRVNDSYTAAMNLLRSNEKVTRTTEAVQTDQGTWPAGTFLVPADRSSEAKVRGQARSLGLTVAGMAAEPAKTVPVSRPRVGLYHGWGGNSDEGWTRYVLEQFKFPYAQVHDADVRAGSLSKKYDVLVLPDATYSRMLNGLREGSLPPEYTGGMTAAGVANLKRFVEDGGTLVTVNDAAQLPIQAFGGFPVTDVTEGVPSTKYYSPGSVVATNVQPTTPVTWGLPEKLDAYSSTSPAFTVTGDAGAVSTPVTYPQENILRSGWLLGEDLVAGKAAVADVTYGKGRVVLLGTSVQHRAQAHGSYKLLFNSLLLGGER, encoded by the coding sequence GTGATTCCGCTCGTCGCGGCGCTGGCCGCGGCCGTCGGCCCCTCCGCCTCGGGGTCGCTGACCAGGGCGAGCGACCCGCGCGAGGACAACCTGCCCACCCCCGCCTCGGTGCTCGGCTTCGAGCCCTGCGCCGACTACAAGCTGGCCACCTACGAACAGATCACCGACTACTTCGGTGCGCTCGACAAGGCCAGCGACCGGCTGCAGATGACGAGCATCGGCAAGACCTCCGAGGGCCGCGACCAGGTGCTGGGCATCGTGTCCGCGCCGGACAACCTCACCCCGGACAACCTGAAGAAGTACCGCGGCATCGCCGAACGCCTCGCACACGCACGCGGCCTCACCGACGCGCAGGCCAAGGACCTCGCCGCGGAGGGCAAGACCGTCGCCTGGGTCGACTTCGGCATCCACTCCACCGAGGTCGCACCGACGCAGACCGCGCCGAAGTTCGCCTACGACCTGGTGCGCAGCGAGAGCGCGGAGGCGAAGTCGATCCGCGAGAACGTCATCACGTTGTTCAACCCGAACGTCAATCCGGACGGTACGACGCACATCTCCCAGTGGTACATGGACCACGTGGGCGGGCCCTACCAGGACTCGAGCTACCCCGAGCTGTACCAGAAGTACGCCGGCCACGACGACAACCGCGACTGGTTCATGTTCAACCTGCAGGAGACCCGCAACCAGGGCGACGTCCTGTGGCACCAGTGGTATCCGCAGATGGTCTACAACACCCACCAGACGGCGGCGTACCCGGCGCGGATCTTCATCCCGCCGTTCAAGGACCCGAGCAACCCCAACATCCCGGCCGAGGTGATCCGGGGCATCAACCTGATGGGCGACGCGATGACCCAGCGGCTGGACCGCGAGGGCAAGGTCGGCGCGGTGTCCCGCCAGCAGTACGACCAGTGGTGGAACGGCGGGCTGCGTTCGGTGCCGGCGTTCCACAACCAGATCGGCCTGCTGAGCGAGACCGCCCACGCCTCGGCGACGCCGAAGTTCGAGGACCCGGCGAAGTTCCCGAAGGAGTTCCCCTACCAGGGCGTGTCGACGTCGCAGCCGTCGGCGTTCTACCCGAGCCCCTACAAGGGCGGCTGGTGGCACCTGAAGGACAGCTGCTCCTACATCGAGTCGACCGGCTGGGCCTACCTCAACACCGCTGCCACCGACCGGGAGGGCTGGCTGTACGGCGCCTACCGAATGGGCAAACAGGCCATCGAGGCGGGCGGGAACGTCGCGTACGTCATCCCGGCCGACCAGACCGACTTCGCCACCGCGGCCAAGATGGTGAACGTCCTGCGCTGGGGTGACGTCGAGGTCGAGCAGGCCGAGAAGTCGTTCGCGGTCGGCGACCGCACCTATCCCGCGGGCAGCTACGTCGTGCGGGAGGCGCAGCCGTTCCGGCCCTACGTCGTCGACCTGCTCAACCCGCAGAGCTACCCCGACCGGCGCAACCCCGATGGCACGCCGGAACGCCCGTACGACATGGCCGGCTGGACGTTGCCGTACCAGATGGGCGTCACCGTCGACAAGGTGGACGCGAAGCTCGACGTGCCGTCCAGGCAGGTGACCTGGGCGAGCGTGCCCGCGCCGACGATGCCGAGCCGTACGCCGGGTTACGCGTACGCCCTCGACCCGCGGGTCAACGACTCCTACACCGCCGCGATGAACCTGCTCCGCTCCAACGAGAAGGTCACCCGCACCACCGAGGCGGTGCAGACCGACCAGGGCACCTGGCCGGCGGGCACGTTCCTGGTCCCGGCCGACCGGTCCAGCGAGGCCAAGGTGCGCGGTCAGGCCCGCAGCCTCGGGCTGACGGTCGCGGGCATGGCCGCCGAGCCGGCGAAGACGGTGCCGGTCAGCAGGCCGCGGGTCGGGCTCTACCACGGCTGGGGCGGAAACTCCGACGAGGGCTGGACCCGCTACGTGCTGGAGCAGTTCAAGTTCCCGTACGCCCAGGTGCACGACGCCGACGTGCGGGCGGGCTCGCTGTCGAAGAAGTACGACGTGCTGGTGCTGCCGGACGCGACGTACTCCCGGATGCTGAACGGCCTGCGCGAGGGCTCGCTGCCGCCGGAGTACACCGGCGGCATGACCGCCGCGGGTGTGGCCAACTTGAAGAGGTTCGTCGAGGACGGCGGGACGCTCGTCACCGTCAACGACGCCGCCCAGCTGCCGATCCAGGCGTTCGGCGGCTTCCCGGTCACCGACGTCACCGAGGGAGTGCCGTCCACGAAGTACTACTCGCCGGGTTCGGTGGTGGCGACGAACGTGCAGCCCACCACGCCGGTGACGTGGGGCCTTCCGGAGAAGCTGGACGCGTACTCCTCGACCAGCCCGGCGTTCACGGTCACCGGTGACGCCGGCGCGGTCAGCACGCCGGTGACCTACCCGCAGGAGAACATCCTGCGCAGCGGCTGGCTGCTCGGTGAGGACCTGGTCGCCGGCAAGGCGGCGGTGGCCGACGTGACGTACGGCAAGGGGCGAGTGGTCCTGCTCGGCACCAGCGTGCAGCACCGGGCGCAGGCCCACGGCTCGTACAAGCTGCTGTTCAACTCGCTGCTGCTGGGAGGGGAACGCTGA
- a CDS encoding carbohydrate kinase family protein — MPEPTEVLVVGELNVDVIVSGADAVPTFGQHEQIVDECRVTLGSSSAIFACGVRRLGHATTMVGVVGTDMFGQVVRDALRERDVDTSAVVVDPGTPTGVTVILNTGADRALLTAPGSIGTTRREHVPVELLHRARHLHVGSVFLQRDLRPDLPALFDDARAAGLTTSFDPNWDPAQRWTDLLPLLGHADVVFVNEAEAERLTGGLPAFRAAYALAERMRPGGTIVVKRGERGALAVRDGADVAVPAYDMSVVDTTGAGDSFDAGFVHGMLSGADLGECLALGAGCGSLSTRAAGGTDAQPDAGELSALLRG, encoded by the coding sequence ATGCCCGAACCCACCGAGGTACTCGTCGTCGGCGAACTCAACGTCGACGTGATCGTGTCCGGCGCCGACGCCGTTCCGACGTTCGGCCAGCACGAGCAGATCGTGGACGAGTGCCGGGTGACGCTGGGGTCGTCCTCGGCGATCTTCGCCTGTGGAGTACGCCGGCTCGGGCACGCCACCACGATGGTCGGCGTGGTGGGCACGGACATGTTCGGTCAGGTCGTACGAGACGCCCTGCGCGAGAGGGACGTGGACACCTCCGCGGTCGTCGTCGACCCGGGCACACCCACCGGCGTCACGGTGATCCTCAACACCGGCGCCGACCGCGCGCTGCTGACCGCGCCGGGCAGCATCGGGACCACCCGGCGCGAGCACGTGCCGGTCGAGCTCCTGCACCGGGCCAGGCACCTGCACGTCGGCAGCGTCTTCCTGCAACGCGACCTGCGCCCGGACCTCCCGGCGCTGTTCGACGACGCCCGCGCGGCCGGGCTGACCACCTCGTTCGACCCGAACTGGGACCCCGCGCAGCGCTGGACCGACCTGCTGCCGCTGCTGGGGCATGCCGACGTGGTGTTCGTGAACGAGGCCGAGGCGGAGCGGCTCACCGGCGGCCTGCCCGCGTTCCGAGCGGCGTACGCGCTGGCCGAGCGGATGCGCCCGGGCGGGACCATCGTCGTCAAGCGGGGCGAGCGCGGCGCGCTGGCGGTACGCGACGGCGCGGACGTGGCGGTCCCGGCGTACGACATGAGCGTCGTCGACACCACCGGCGCGGGGGACTCCTTCGACGCCGGATTCGTGCACGGGATGCTGTCCGGCGCCGACCTGGGGGAGTGCCTCGCGCTGGGCGCCGGCTGTGGGTCGCTGTCCACCCGGGCCGCCGGCGGCACCGACGCCCAGCCCGACGCCGGCGAGCTCTCGGCGCTGCTACGAGGCTGA